One Clupea harengus chromosome 3, Ch_v2.0.2, whole genome shotgun sequence DNA window includes the following coding sequences:
- the LOC105889712 gene encoding hatching enzyme 1.2-like, translated as MSAWKISLGLLAVLLVSSTRAEDPEDVELSVSEIIEKANKNVVRGPGEPFVIDDIAYGSEEEYERNADPCTTTGCMWEKSGDGNVYVPYKIHEHYSDREESVILRGLKSIESVSCIRFIPRTHQRGWIHILSLNGCYSHVGRRGQEQSLSLNRQGCVYHHTVQHELLHALGFNHEQTRSDRDNHIKILYENIQPMMTYNFDKIETLNQGTPYDYDSVMHYHRTAFSKNKEPTMVPIPDPDVEIGKAREMSQNDILRLNRLYNCVKKGDSP; from the exons ATGTCTGCATGGAAAATCAGTCTGGGCCTTTTGGCCGTTCTATTGGTGTCCTCCACAAGAGCTGAG GATCCTGAGGATGTGGAACTCTCCGTTTCTGAAATCAttgaaaaggcaaacaaaaATGTTG TGCGAGGGCCAGGTGAGCCCTTTGTGATCGACGATATCGCCTACGGTTCGGAGGAGGAGTACGAGAGGAATGCCGACCCCTGCACAACCACCGGCTGCATGTGGGAGAAGTCTGGTGATGGCAACGTCTATGTGCCTTACAAAATTCATGAGCACTATT CTGATCGAGAGGAATCTGTGATTCTACGCGGGCTGAAGTCCATTGAAAGTGTTTCTTGCATCCGATTCATCCCAAGGACCCACCAGAGAGGCTGGATCCACATCCTGTCTCTCAATGG GTGTTACTCCCATGTGGGCCGCCGAGGGCAGGAGCAGAGCCTCTCTCTGAATCGTCAGGGCTGTGTCTACCACCACACCGTCCAGCATGAACTGCTGCACGCTCTGGGCTTCAACCACGAGCAGACTCGCAGTGACCgtgacaaccacatcaaaaTTCTTTATGAGAACATCCAGCCca TGATGACTTACAATTTTGACAAGATTGAGACTTTGAACCAGGGCACTCCTTATGACTACGACTCTGTCATGCATTACCACAG AACTGCCTTCTCAAAGAACAAAGAGCCCACTATGGTGCCCATTCCAGACCCCGATGTAGAGATTGGAAAGGCTCGAGAGATGAGTCAGAATGACATCCTCAGGCTGAACAGGCTCTACAACTGTGTGAAGAAAGGAGACAGTCCCTGA
- the LOC105889718 gene encoding low choriolytic enzyme-like, with protein MFALKLTLGVFALIFSSTWAEEVAVEDTSVSGRLERANRGVVRGPGEPLVVDDIAYESEAAKNADPCTSRGCMWPKSSDGKVYVPYVIANQYSSRELSVIERGLQSFSSSTCIRFVRRSNQRDYLYIQSLNGCYSYVGSLGNGQTLSLSRQGCIYHNTVQHELLHALGFNHEQTRSDRDNHIRVLLQNVISGMEHNFNKINTLNQGTSYDYNSVMQYHRTAFSKNNQPTMVPIPNQNVQIGTASQMSSNDILRLNRLYKC; from the exons ATGTTTGCACTCAAACTTACTCTTGGGGTTTTTGCCCTGATCTTCTCTTCCACATGGGCTGAG GAAGTTGCCGTCGAGGACACCTCTGTGTCTGGAAGACTTGAGAGAGCAAACAGGGGTGTTG TGCGTGGGCCCGGTGAGCCATTGGTGGTGGACGATATCGCCTATGAGTCTGAGGCGGCGAAGAATGCTGACCCCTGCACCTCCCGTGGGTGCATGTGGCCTAAGTCTTCTGATGGGAAGGTCTACGTGCCCTACGTGATTGCCAACCAGTACT CCTCTCGGGAGCTGTCCGTCATTGAGCGTGGTCTGCAGTCCTTTTCCAGCTCTACCTGCATCCGTTTTGTTCGCAGAAGTAACCAGAGAGATTACCTCTACATCCAGTCTCTCAATGG CTGCTACTCCTACGTGGGAAGTCTTGGCAATGGTCAGACCTTGTCTCTGAGTCGTCAGGGCTGCATCTACCACAACACAGTCCAGCACGAGCTGCTGCACGCCCTGGGCTTCAACCACGAGCAGACCCGTAGTGACCGTGACAACCATATCCGAGTCCTTCTGCAGAATGTCATCTCCG GCATGGAGCACAACTTCAACAAGATCAACACTCTGAACCAAGGCACTTCATATGATTACAACTCTGTCATGCAGTACCACAG AACTGCCTTTTCCAAGAACAACCAGCCCACCATGGTCCCCATCCCCAATCAGAATGTACAGATTGGCACTGCTAGCCAGATGAGCAGCAATGACATCTTGAGGTTGAACCGGCTTTACAAATGTTAA